The sequence below is a genomic window from Calditrichota bacterium.
TTATCCCTGCCGCACATGGGGCGATAACGACGCCAACAGTGAGTCCCATAACAAAAGCGCCAACGTTTCCATCCCGGGATTTACCGAGACGGGATGATAACCACGCAGGTATTGTTATCTCAAATGCGCCAAACATGCTGGCAGCCATTGCTAAAATAATGATGGTAATAATTACAACAAACCATGAATTTTGGAATAAAAATCCCCATTGTTTTCCGGCAAGACTGGAGATCAGTCCCAATAATGCAAAAATAATTGCAATACCGAAAACATAAAATAATGCCATCAGGAAGCTCGAACTTTTTCTGCGATCACTTTGACCACCGAAAAATCCAACCGTCAGAGGAATGACAGGATATACACAGGGAGTAAGGTTTAAAGCTAATCCAAAAACAAAAAATGAAATAATTGAAAAAAACAAACCTTTTTCTAATATGTTTTTAGCTCTAATCTCATCGGAAGTCAGTTGGATGGCTTCTGAAACTTTGGCTACCTTGTAATCCACAAGTTCTTTACTATTGTTTTTTATCGAAGATATTTTATTTTTAAATATCTTTACCGGAATTTTAAAATTTTCCTCCGCCGGATTTTTGCAGCTCACTTCATTACAAGCTTGGTATTTTATAACTCCCTTAAGTACAGAATTGTTTTCTGAAAAATTTGGACTTATAATTGCTTTAACATTAAAAACAACGTCTCCTTCGTAAACAGCTATTTTTTCATCAATATAAGGCAGGGAAATTAATTTTGGCTTTGGATAGTTTATTTCACCTAATTTGATTCCTTTTTTAGGAAATAATTCAATTATAGTTGGTTTAAGATAATCTAAAGTCGGTTTATGTGAATAGATATGAAAACCTTCTTTTATCTTGATTCCAATTTGAATACTGACAGTGTCACCAGCGAAAATTTTTTGCGGGGACATTTTCGTTGAAACGGTTACTATACTATCTTTTGGAACAGCTTGGCAAAATAGCTGTTGTAAAGTAATTAATAATATCAGACAGGCTATTGTTGTAACTTTTTTAGTCATGCTTTTGCCTTGTTTTTTGTGATCAATTATCATCTTTTCAATGTGGTAATGGTTATCCTTTTTTCAGCAAAAAGAATTTCTTTTGACTTTACCCGTTTCATCCCTCGCGTGAGTCTGATTATCTTTTCCAGATCTTCAGTTAGATAAGGAATGCCATCTCAATCGTCACATCCGCCAGGTGCGGTCAGCCTTACAGCAGCAAGACCCGCAGGCCATCTCTCGCAGCATCCGGGAATTGCACCAGCAGGTTCTTCGTTGGCGCGATCTCACCACCAATTGGTCAGCTCTGCGCGAGATCGCTCTGGCCAGCATCAGCACCGCGGTACACGAGGGGGACTACGTGGAGTTGCGTCATGCCAGCCAGGTGCGACTACACGCGCCAGAGGCTCCGCCTGACCTTACCTGGAATGCCTGGGCCGCGGTTTGTACCGATCCAGCCATTCTCGAGCCGCTGGCCGACTGGCTGGTGAACGCTCTACCGGCGCGTGGCTGGCAATTCGACGTCATCTGTACCCTTTCTACTACCGGCATTCCCCTGGCTACCCTGCTGAGCGTAGGACTGAAGCGTACGCTCGTGGCCAGGGATAGCGAAACCGGCCACTTCATGCCGCGCCGGCCACAGCCCGGTGAACGCCTGCTCTTGGTGGATGCCACGGTGCAAACGGGCGGTCATATACAGGCGGCCGAGACCGAAGCTGCACGTGCTGGCGCCAGCGTAACCGCTGCTGTGGTGATAGCCATCAACGACATGGTGTCCGCCGATACGCGTGCGGGCATCGTTGCCCCCTGGCTGGCGGAGGGCCGTCTGCTCTATTTCTACCGCCTTTCCGACCTCTACCGTCATTGGCGGGCTGCGAAAAGTAGCCAGGACGAGGCCACAACATGACGCAAGTGGATGCAGCCTGGCCCGTAGAGCAGGATAGTATTCGTGCCCGCTTGCTGGCGCTCTTGCTTGAGGCTGGCGCTTACAGGCCCGAAAGCCAGTTCGTCAACGTTGACCACCTCTGGGCTACACCCTCTATCCTGGAGCCGTTTTGTCATTACCTGGCCGAGTTCTTGCGCGCGACACTTCCAGTGCCCCAGGTAGCAGGGCTAATCAGCTTGGAATTTGGGCGATTAGAAATCACCGCTACCCTTGCCAAGCCCACCTTCGTGGGCTGGTTTCGATTCTGATTCAGTCGGCGCAGGCCGACTT
It includes:
- a CDS encoding thioredoxin fold domain-containing protein, whose protein sequence is MTKKVTTIACLILLITLQQLFCQAVPKDSIVTVSTKMSPQKIFAGDTVSIQIGIKIKEGFHIYSHKPTLDYLKPTIIELFPKKGIKLGEINYPKPKLISLPYIDEKIAVYEGDVVFNVKAIISPNFSENNSVLKGVIKYQACNEVSCKNPAEENFKIPVKIFKNKISSIKNNSKELVDYKVAKVSEAIQLTSDEIRAKNILEKGLFFSIISFFVFGLALNLTPCVYPVIPLTVGFFGGQSDRRKSSSFLMALFYVFGIAIIFALLGLISSLAGKQWGFLFQNSWFVVIITIIILAMAASMFGAFEITIPAWLSSRLGKSRDGNVGAFVMGLTVGVVIAPCAAGIIIGLVGLVAKLGIVAKGTFLFFIMGLGLGLPYLILGTFSGLLNKLPQSGIWMVWVRKMFGYLLIGVALYFFLPQAKHVTNQQGFFFGLLIIFSGLMLGFLDHTPGYSKGFKFIKYVLGIVLILSGILFINNAKKVETSAIKWVHYEGRNLFEIQETDKPAILDFYTDYCLACKKMDKTTFMDRRVTELAKQFSMIKVNCSVESDQIKKLKSKYDVVGMPTYIFLDCSGNEIKELRIVGEIETEKFLKRMKKLVQITTE